TCGTTCACTGTTGAAACAGTCTGATACGAAACTACAACAGCCGGCTTCTCAGCTTCCCAAGATGTCCATGATCGCTAccgcttctccttctcctcatcCCTCGTCCTTCGGCATGCCGCGCCCCTGGGAGACAAACCGATGCCCTGACTATTCGCTCCGACCGAGGACCGAGAACGACAAAGTTGCTCTTCCTTCGATTCGACAGGTAGGACTCGCTGATTTCATGAGAAATCCTTGTAATGTTCTCAAGCTGACATGTCCCAGGCTTTCCCTGAGCTACAACTCCAGACCCAAGCACCACATGACCTTAATACAAAGCCGTTGGCGACAGGACCCCCATTGGGTGCCACGCCATTGACTGCGGCATCACCTCAATATGTGCACTCACCTAATTCTagcaagaggaggaggttgTCAATGGAGCGTGAGATGGAGAACGAGAGAGTTCGTCAAGTACCACGTCTATGCTACAGCCCCGAGCGAGAGTCACCAAGACAGATTTCACCAAACCTACCAATTCAAGCCGGAACACGGGAGAATTGGACAGCACCCACAAGAACAAGCCCATATCTGACAAACGGTACGCCTCACCACTCAGTCCCAATGGAAGTAGGCGAGCGAGCAGAGACTCGACCGACATTGCCTAGCCTTCCTCCACCACGTTCGCTTGAACGAGAAGCGGTACTCGTGAGCCGGggaccagcaccagcaccggCATCAGCGTCTGTACCAGTACCAGTTTCAGCATCCGCACCAGCTCCAGCACCGACGGAGGGGTACAGAACCTCACATCAGCCGATACCGCATTCGCGGACCCCCATCTCTGAGTCTGGAGTCTCGCCTTACCGAGAGTCGAGCTATGGATATCCTTACCACCACCCAACACGATATCAATCACTATCAGCAGGATCTGCTCACTCATTCGACCGTACACCGTTTACGCCAGGTGCATATAACGCACCTTACCAAGATTTTGTTCGATTTGGAGAGATGGGACCTGCCAGCTTGAGCGGTGACAGCAAACAACGAAAGCGAAGAGGCAACTTGCCCAAGGAGACGACGGACAAACTGAGAGCATGGTTTGTGGCACACCTTCAGCACCCTTATCCAACCGAGGACGAGAAGCAGGATCTCATGCGGCAGACAGGACTGCAAATGAGTaagtcaagccaagccaagccaagacaAGCAAGCGTGTGAAGAATTGTCCCAGGATAGAAACTAACATATGCAGACCAAATCTCCAATTGGTTCATCAATGCACGAAGACGCCAATTGCCAACCATGATCAACAATGCTCGCGCCGAAACTGACGCCATGTCGAGCGCTCGAGGCAGTGACATGAAGGTGCTCGCCACAACAGAGCGAGGCGACTTTGACCACGGGAAGCGAGAGCCCGTTGGACCCCTTAGTGATGGAGAGGGCGCCACTTACGACGAAGAGCTTGAGGCGCTGAGCCAGCGAAGACCTGGCACCATGGGCAGGGGCAGCGTCTGAGATGGAGGGACTAAGACTAGGAATAGGTCCATGTCTCTACTAAGGGATCCCTTCCTTCCCTTTTCCCTTCCTCCGCCACAACTATTTACAGCGACACCCAAAACGTGCCCCGTCATAGTCATGGCCAGGGAAATTTCATTCCGATGGTCATATTTTTCTCTctgtttttctcttctccttggTGTTTGAGGTTTTAGTCTCCAAACGCATTTAGCGGCGGGTTATATCCCATAGAGTGGAGATGGTGTTTGTTTTAGGGAGGCCCAGTCACTAGGGCACGGATCGTTCAGGGAACGAAGCACAGGGCATGGACAGCATTTATGAACGTCACAACCTTGCAAGGAAATAGGACGGAAAACGCGATATATACGGCAGCGTTTTGATCAGACAGGACAGAGGGTTTCAAGTCAATGTGGATGAATCTCTGATATGAGATGAGGATTGAGACACACAGCACAAAATATTAGACATCCTGCGAATAACTATGAATCATACTCGCACCAAGACcaccttttttttcttttccagaTACAGGCGAACCAGACGCCTATTTTATTTAGTACTTGgtatctctcaaagtttGGTCGGGCCACTGAATCAAATGAAATCAATCAAAAACAAGAATACCTGTCCCAAATCAAATCACCGCGACTGACTGAAAATGAATAAAGGTCTGTGCGTTAGCTTGAGCTTCGATTAAAGGGAAGcctcatctcatcatcaggcaCAGCTGACTCAACGTAGACTCATCCATGACAGCGCTGTAATAGTTAGTATTCCCACTAACATCAGTTTCGGTATGTAGCTCGGATGGAGCCTTTTCTCCAGTCCAAGGCTTCGGGATGGATATTAGCTTGTCTGGGAATATCTTCACGTCAATTTCCTCATCGTCTGATCCACCCATCTTGCTGCGGCGGCGGTCTTAGCGATGCGCTATAACCAACACCTGCCCCATGCTGCAATATCCATTGTACGTGCTTACTGTCCCCGAGTCGGGCTGTCAgtcagtgcagtgcagtgcagtgcagtgcagtacAATGGATACTTTGCCTTTGCTTGGTCTAGACATTTAGTCCAGGGGAGTCAGTGGAGCTTCTCCCACGAGATGATAGACGGTTTGCAGAGGCTATAGAGAAATAATGCACCAGCCATTCGTAGCGTCTGCTGCTAGCCCGTGCTTGGAGCCACTGTTTTTGACCAAAACCAACATGGACTCGACTATTACAGTGCAGTCAATAGTACATACTCAAAGGCCAATGCCGGTGACAAATATCGGTTAGGAAAGGAGAATCAAGTTCAAACTAGGTGATCATGTCGTTCATGATCATCTCGAGGCCCGTGTCAGATGGGTTTTGCACGGAAAGCCATCCGGCCGGTTCCACCCATCACCGACCTTTGGGATGATATGCCACTGGATATCTGTTGTCAATAGCGTACTGTGATTCGCTGTATGTACGATTTGGCCGATAGCTTCCTGATGCCAGATACAACAGAGTTCTGGTACGGATACTCTCCGGGGTGTGAGAACAGGAACGAGAACCAAAGCGTTGTGGAATGTCATCGTGCAAGCATGCATGGCCTTTCTAAAAGGTCGGGAATCTGCATAAAGATACGGCAACCATGATTTCGTAGCGTAGGTACCTAGTCAGGAATAAGTCCCAAAAGTAGCTATGCATATTGCCGAGAAAGGTATAGAAACGAGAGATTTTTTACAAGTATGTTGTGATATGAACCCTCCCCCTCTACCGGGTACATTCTGCAAGTCAATGCATAGTCGAGTCGACAGCTTATCGTCGACAATCGATAGCTCGCGGTTCCAGATGCAGATATGTAGAAACATGTACGCCTCTGCCGCTGTATGTATGCACAACCGTTGCGTGACGTGTTTGCATTCCGAGAAAATGGGATTTCTACATATACTGTAGAGTCTACAGAGTAAGAAACACTGCAATGCTGGGGTCATGGCTATCTGGGACACGGCACTTGTGGTAGCTGGTCCAGACCTTTGCAAAAAGTCTTGATAATGCCGCGGGAGGCATCCCTCTTCTCACAAACCAGTAAATCCTGTCTAATGATCTGCACATTGTACATGCACAGCGCCTGGGATCAGGGATGCACGCAGGGAATGAAACATTTCAAAATTGACCGGTGAGGAGCTTATTTCCCCGGCAGGCATGATTTCTAATGACTGGCCGTGCCAGCGAATACATGATTATATATGTGTGTACAGAAAGGCCGAGATCACTACGTTCAAGATCAGTAAATACGAATAGTTACAACATGTCTGTTAAGTGTCCGCGTTCTGCTCAGTTTCCTATGGCACCATGCAGTGCCGCGTTGTGCAGGGAAAATTGACTCCCTTTGCTGTTGGGACCGTAACCAAGCCGCCTTCACTAGATGGATGCCATCTTGA
This Fusarium poae strain DAOMC 252244 chromosome 3, whole genome shotgun sequence DNA region includes the following protein-coding sequences:
- a CDS encoding hypothetical protein (BUSCO:28285at5125), coding for MSMIATASPSPHPSSFGMPRPWETNRCPDYSLRPRTENDKVALPSIRQAFPELQLQTQAPHDLNTKPLATGPPLGATPLTAASPQYVHSPNSSKRRRLSMEREMENERVRQVPRLCYSPERESPRQISPNLPIQAGTRENWTAPTRTSPYLTNGTPHHSVPMEVGERAETRPTLPSLPPPRSLEREAVLVSRGPAPAPASASVPVPVSASAPAPAPTEGYRTSHQPIPHSRTPISESGVSPYRESSYGYPYHHPTRYQSLSAGSAHSFDRTPFTPGAYNAPYQDFVRFGEMGPASLSGDSKQRKRRGNLPKETTDKLRAWFVAHLQHPYPTEDEKQDLMRQTGLQMNQISNWFINARRRQLPTMINNARAETDAMSSARGSDMKVLATTERGDFDHGKREPVGPLSDGEGATYDEELEALSQRRPGTMGRGSV